The DNA sequence TCAACGTCCCGATCCTGACCAATGAGGAGCGTGTGGAGATCGGTACGCTCCACAAGCAGGCAGGCCCCCGAAAGGCACGCATGCGCGGCCTGGAGCTGACCTGCGGCCGCTTTGCCGCCATGGTGCATGAGGTGGTTGACTACGCGGCAGGCAGGCAGGTCCTGGTCTACTGCTGGCGCGGCGGCCTGCGCAGCCTTTCCATGGCCATACTGCTGGAGATGAGCGGCTACCCGGTGGTACAGCTCAAGGGGGGGTACCGGGCTTTCCGTAATCAGGTCGTTTCCTACTTTGAGGATTTCACCCCTCCGGGACCGTTGGTCGTCATCCACGGCATGACCGGCACCGGCAAAACCACGTTCATCAACGGCCTGGACCGGGAAGCGTGGACCCTGATCGATCTCGAAGGGTTGGCCTGCCATCGCGGCTCCGCCTTCGGCGAGGTCGGGCTCGTCCAGGCGATCAGCCAGAAGCGCTTCGACACCCTCCTGTGGGACGCTTTCCGCACAGCCCCCGACGGCCGCCCGGTTATTGTGGAGGGTGAAAGCCAGCGCATCGGCAAGATATCGCTCCCCGGAAGGGTCTATGAGGCCATGGGCGACGGGTGCAAGGTCTGGTGCCACGCCTCCCTGGAAACCAGGGTACACCGGTTGTCCGCGGAGTATGCGTGTGAGGAGTACCGGGAAGCCATGGCTGTGGCCTTGGAGCGGATCAAAAAGAAACTGGGGGGCGTGCGCTACACCGAGATCAAAACGCTCCTGGAGTGTTGGGACGTGGAAGGGGTCGCCCGTGGGCTGATAGAACACTACTACGACCGGCTCTACTACAAAAATCGCCCCTGGACCCCGGACGTAGAGATCGACCTGGAGGATTTCGGCCGGGCCGGACAACGCTTGGCCGAGTTCTGGAGCGAGCGGCAGGGCCGCCCGTAGCAGGTTGTTGAAAAACAGCCATCAGGCCTTCGTCCTCGAAAGCCCTCTTGTGCGGCGTAGCGCTGCTACGCCTCCGCGGGGCTTGCCTCGCGGGTGCGACGATCTGACTATTTTTGAGCAATCTGAGTTTTTCAATAACCTCCGCGTCTCTGCGGCTCCGTAGCTATCTCCGGGTTCAACGTCCCGGTGAAACAACCAACTCCCTTCCGGCGTCCGGCAGGCGGGTAATGTCGAAACAACCGGCGGCCCAGCGGAGAATCTCGTCACAGGGTGCGCCGACCAGGTCATGGGGCGGGTCCTGCCCCAGAAAACGCAGCACAGCCAGCAGCACCCCCCACTCCTTGCCGCGCCAACTCCCCAGATGATGGGAAACCAGATTATCCCGCTTGCTGAGCTTTGCCCCCTCCGGTCCGGTCACCAGGGGGATGTGGCAGTAGGCGGGCCGCGCAAAACCGAGCAGCCCCTGGATGTAGACCTGCCGCGGTGTCGAGGGAAGCAGATCCTCACCCCGCACCACTTGGGTCACCCCCGTAAGATGGTCGTCCACCACCACCGCCAACTGGTAGGCGATCTCCCCATCCCCGCGCCGTACGGCAAAATCCCCGCACCGCTCCCCCAGATGCTGACAGATCATTCCCTTGTGCAGATCGTGGAAACAGACCTGCTCCGGCGGCACCCGCAGACGCCAGGAACGCACCGCCGCCCCCTCCCGCATCCCGTCCCGGCAAGTGCCGGGGTACGGGAGACAATCGTCGTCGGGATGGGGCGCCGAGGCGGCTTGGGCGATCTCCCGGCGAGAACAGCCGCAGGGGTAGACCAGGCCGGTGGCGAGCAGTTCGTTGAAACAGTGCTGGTATGCCTCCCGGTTGCAACTCTGGCGGGTGACCTCGCCATCCCACCACAGGCCGAAGAGTTCCAGAGCCCGCATGATGTCGTCGGCCATGCCCGGCACCTGGCGCGGGGCGTCCAGGTCGTCGATGCGCAGCAGCCAGCGTCCTCCCGCACTCCGGGCCATGAGCCAACTGGCCACGGCCGTGGCCAGGGAACCGGTATGCAGAGCGCCGGTGGGTGACGGGGCGAACCGGCCCACGGGCGGTTTGGGGGTTTCATCAGGCATGGGGGTATTCCGTTTTTGAGGTTGTGCCGGGCAGGGCAGCGTCTGTTCCATCCATCCTGCCGGTCAGACAGTTCCCTTGTATCATATTTCCCCTCCCATGGCGAGATTCGCTGGCTCGCCATGACCTTTGTCTTCCCGATCGACGCAGATCCCGCCCCAATAAAGAATGTACCGCCGAAAAGCGGCCTTATGGCGTTTCGGTCACTGGGGGCTCAAGAAGCGCCCCCCATTTGGCCGAAATTACGTGTTTATTGTCATTGTGCCAGGCAGGTTCCTGCGCTAAGGTGTGGCCATGAAACATCAGCCCCGCACATCCACCGACATGGACACGCCGCTGCTCGTGACGATGGCCGCTTACGACGGTGCCGAGATCCTGGACATAACCGGCCCCCTGGATGTTTTTGCCCTTGCCAACGCCGTACATCGGGAAAATGGCGGCAAGGGACCACTCTATCGGGTCGAAATTGCGGCCGGGGCAAAAGACGCCGTGGTGGCGACGTCGTCCGGCATCAGGCTGGTGGCCGACACGGCCTGGTCTGCCTGTTCAGGAACGGATACGCTGCTGGTGGCCGGCGGCCCCGCAGCAGAACAGGCGCCGGAAGAGCTGGTGAACTGCCTGCGCCGGACGGCGCCCCTGGCGCGGCGGGTCGGGTCGATATGCACCGGCACCTTCATCCTCGCACAGGCGGGACTGCTTGAAGGACGGCGCGCAACGACCCATTGGTCCAGGGCCGCACTGCTGCGCCGCCTCTATCCGCACATCGATGTCCATGAGGATGCCATCCATATCAAGGACGGTTCCGTCTACACCTCGGCCGGGGTAACGGCGGGAATCGATCTGGCGCTGGCGCTGCTGGAGGAGGATTTCGGCCGCGCGCTGGCGCTGGATGTCGCCCGGCTGATGGTGCTGTATTTCAAGCGGCCGGGAGGACAGTCCCAATTCAGCACCGGCCTTTTGGCTCAGCTTCACGAGGGAGGCTCCCTCGCTCCGACCATTGAGTGGATACGCGACAACTATCGACACAACCTGGGCAATGAAGCGCTGGCCGACCACGCATCCATGAGCCTGCGCAATTTCGCCCGCATCTTCAAGCGGGAGACCGGCACCACGCCGGCCCATTTTATCGAACGAGTTCGCCTTGAAGCAGCGGTCAAGCGCCTTGAAGAAACGAGCCAGACACTGGGAACCATCGCCCGGGAGTGCGGTTTCCAGTCTGGTGAACACTTCAGGGTGGCTTTTGTGCGCTTCTTCAGGATCACCCCCGGTCAGTACCGGGAACGGTTCCGATCAGGAACCGAATAATCAGCAATGGAGGATACCATGAAACAGATACGCCTTCGGGGTATCGCTATACGCTTGTTGATCATGTCGGCGTTCATTGCCACGGCTTT is a window from the Oryzomonas sagensis genome containing:
- the gluQRS gene encoding tRNA glutamyl-Q(34) synthetase GluQRS, translated to MPDETPKPPVGRFAPSPTGALHTGSLATAVASWLMARSAGGRWLLRIDDLDAPRQVPGMADDIMRALELFGLWWDGEVTRQSCNREAYQHCFNELLATGLVYPCGCSRREIAQAASAPHPDDDCLPYPGTCRDGMREGAAVRSWRLRVPPEQVCFHDLHKGMICQHLGERCGDFAVRRGDGEIAYQLAVVVDDHLTGVTQVVRGEDLLPSTPRQVYIQGLLGFARPAYCHIPLVTGPEGAKLSKRDNLVSHHLGSWRGKEWGVLLAVLRFLGQDPPHDLVGAPCDEILRWAAGCFDITRLPDAGRELVVSPGR
- a CDS encoding GlxA family transcriptional regulator, with the translated sequence MKHQPRTSTDMDTPLLVTMAAYDGAEILDITGPLDVFALANAVHRENGGKGPLYRVEIAAGAKDAVVATSSGIRLVADTAWSACSGTDTLLVAGGPAAEQAPEELVNCLRRTAPLARRVGSICTGTFILAQAGLLEGRRATTHWSRAALLRRLYPHIDVHEDAIHIKDGSVYTSAGVTAGIDLALALLEEDFGRALALDVARLMVLYFKRPGGQSQFSTGLLAQLHEGGSLAPTIEWIRDNYRHNLGNEALADHASMSLRNFARIFKRETGTTPAHFIERVRLEAAVKRLEETSQTLGTIARECGFQSGEHFRVAFVRFFRITPGQYRERFRSGTE
- the mnmH gene encoding tRNA 2-selenouridine(34) synthase MnmH — encoded protein: MPHVISFTPSLLDTHCIIDVRTPLEFAEDHLPGAVNVPILTNEERVEIGTLHKQAGPRKARMRGLELTCGRFAAMVHEVVDYAAGRQVLVYCWRGGLRSLSMAILLEMSGYPVVQLKGGYRAFRNQVVSYFEDFTPPGPLVVIHGMTGTGKTTFINGLDREAWTLIDLEGLACHRGSAFGEVGLVQAISQKRFDTLLWDAFRTAPDGRPVIVEGESQRIGKISLPGRVYEAMGDGCKVWCHASLETRVHRLSAEYACEEYREAMAVALERIKKKLGGVRYTEIKTLLECWDVEGVARGLIEHYYDRLYYKNRPWTPDVEIDLEDFGRAGQRLAEFWSERQGRP